In Corynebacterium matruchotii, a single genomic region encodes these proteins:
- a CDS encoding DUF402 domain-containing protein — translation MTNLHPVKEETFNLKANTNIDPKGFLRRVDTYRETEFGLYMARGADHPNFGYLESWLLPELGLRANIFHYRDGVTEREDIYIDVVEISVENDVWTTRDLYVDLIWNNGNGVEVVDIDELAAATSAGLISAEDAERAIEVTLAAVEGITRHNDSPAQWLKSQGITIDWAKNVTLVPVP, via the coding sequence ATGACAAATCTACATCCAGTGAAGGAAGAAACCTTTAACCTGAAGGCCAATACGAATATTGACCCCAAAGGCTTCCTGCGCCGGGTAGATACCTATCGGGAAACCGAATTCGGGTTATACATGGCGCGTGGTGCCGACCACCCGAATTTTGGTTATCTAGAGAGCTGGCTTCTGCCAGAACTAGGACTACGCGCTAATATTTTTCACTACCGTGATGGGGTGACCGAGCGGGAAGATATCTACATTGATGTGGTGGAGATTTCCGTGGAAAATGACGTGTGGACTACCCGGGACCTGTATGTAGATTTGATTTGGAATAACGGGAATGGTGTGGAGGTTGTCGACATTGATGAGCTTGCCGCTGCCACATCAGCAGGGTTGATTTCGGCCGAAGACGCAGAGCGCGCCATTGAGGTGACATTGGCTGCGGTGGAAGGAATTACTCGCCACAACGATAGCCCAGCCCAGTGGTTGAAGTCACAGGGCATCACCATTGATTGGGCGAAGAACGTTACTTTGGTGCCGGTTCCATAA
- the typA gene encoding translational GTPase TypA produces MSHPEFRNVAIVAHVDHGKTTLVNAMLEQSGVFGDHGEVADRVMDSGDLEKEKGITILAKNTAIRRKGLGKDGNDLIINVIDTPGHADFGGEVERGLSMVDGVVLLVDASEGPLPQTRFVLGKALAAKMPVIIVVNKTDRPDARIDEVVEESQDLLLELASALDDPEAAAAAETLLDLPVLYASGREGKASTENPGNGNVPDAADLQALFDVIHEVLPEPSATIDAPLQAHVTNLDSSSFLGRIALVRIHAGTLKKGQQVAWIHYDDEGNQHIKNVKIAELLRTVGVDRESTSEAMVAGDIAAISGIDNIMIGDTLADVENPVALPRITVDEPAISMTIGVNTSPLAGKGGGDKLTARVVKARLDQELIGNVSIRVLPTERPDAWEVQGRGEMALSVLVETMRREGFELTVGKPQVVTHTVDGHVYEPFDHMVIDTPAEHQGAVTQLMANRKGIMTSMTNLSGDWVRMEFDVPARGLIGFRTTFLTETRGSGIANSYSIESRPWAGEIKDRASGSLVADRSGQVTAYALQQLADRGNFFVEPGMEVYEGMVVGANNRDEDMDINITKEKKLTNMRSATADATVTLAKAHVLSLDEAMEFCGQDECVEVTPNSLRVRKVLLNATDRARARSKEKARNK; encoded by the coding sequence TTGTCTCATCCAGAGTTTCGTAATGTCGCCATCGTCGCGCACGTCGACCATGGTAAAACCACCCTCGTGAACGCCATGCTGGAACAGTCCGGCGTCTTTGGTGACCACGGGGAAGTTGCTGATCGCGTCATGGACTCCGGTGATCTAGAGAAAGAAAAAGGCATTACGATCCTCGCAAAAAACACCGCCATTCGCCGCAAGGGGCTAGGCAAGGACGGCAATGACCTCATTATTAACGTCATTGACACTCCTGGCCACGCCGATTTTGGTGGCGAAGTTGAACGCGGGCTCTCCATGGTCGACGGCGTGGTATTGCTTGTCGACGCCTCCGAGGGGCCATTGCCACAAACCCGGTTCGTGTTGGGCAAGGCCCTGGCTGCCAAAATGCCCGTCATTATCGTGGTGAATAAGACCGACCGCCCCGACGCCCGCATCGACGAGGTGGTGGAGGAATCCCAAGACCTCCTCCTCGAATTGGCTTCCGCGCTGGACGACCCCGAGGCCGCGGCCGCCGCCGAAACCCTCCTCGACCTGCCGGTTCTTTACGCCTCCGGCCGGGAAGGCAAGGCGTCCACCGAAAATCCGGGCAATGGCAACGTTCCTGACGCCGCCGATCTTCAGGCGCTTTTCGACGTCATCCACGAGGTACTGCCCGAGCCGTCCGCCACCATCGACGCCCCCCTCCAGGCGCATGTCACCAACCTGGACTCTTCTTCCTTTCTGGGACGCATCGCCCTGGTGCGTATCCACGCCGGCACCCTGAAAAAAGGCCAACAGGTTGCGTGGATTCACTACGACGACGAGGGCAACCAGCACATTAAAAACGTGAAGATTGCCGAACTGCTTCGCACTGTTGGCGTGGACCGGGAATCCACCTCCGAAGCTATGGTCGCTGGCGACATTGCGGCGATCTCCGGCATCGACAACATCATGATCGGCGACACTCTCGCCGATGTGGAAAACCCCGTTGCCCTGCCGCGCATCACCGTGGACGAGCCGGCCATCTCCATGACCATCGGCGTGAACACCTCCCCCCTGGCCGGCAAGGGGGGCGGCGATAAGCTCACCGCCCGCGTGGTCAAGGCGCGCCTCGACCAGGAACTCATCGGTAACGTATCCATCCGGGTGCTGCCCACCGAGCGGCCCGATGCGTGGGAAGTGCAAGGACGTGGCGAGATGGCCCTGTCCGTTCTGGTGGAAACCATGCGTCGGGAGGGATTCGAATTGACCGTCGGCAAGCCCCAGGTGGTGACTCACACGGTGGACGGCCACGTGTATGAGCCCTTCGACCACATGGTCATCGACACCCCCGCCGAACACCAGGGTGCCGTCACCCAACTCATGGCCAACCGCAAGGGCATCATGACCTCCATGACCAACCTGTCCGGCGATTGGGTGCGCATGGAATTCGACGTTCCCGCTCGCGGTCTCATCGGGTTCCGCACCACCTTCCTTACCGAAACCCGCGGCTCCGGCATTGCGAACTCCTATTCGATTGAATCTCGCCCCTGGGCCGGTGAGATCAAGGATCGTGCCTCGGGGTCGCTCGTGGCCGACCGGTCCGGCCAGGTCACGGCCTATGCCCTCCAGCAGCTCGCCGACCGGGGAAATTTCTTTGTCGAGCCGGGCATGGAAGTGTACGAGGGCATGGTTGTTGGTGCCAATAACCGTGATGAAGACATGGACATCAATATCACCAAGGAAAAGAAGCTGACGAACATGCGTTCGGCTACCGCGGACGCGACTGTCACCCTCGCCAAGGCACATGTGTTGTCTCTGGACGAGGCCATGGAATTCTGCGGCCAGGACGAATGCGTGGAAGTCACCCCCAACTCGCTGCGGGTGCGGAAGGTTCTGCTGAACGCCACCGATCGGGCCCGGGCTCGTTCCAAAGAAAAGGCCCGCAATAAATAA
- a CDS encoding trypsin-like serine protease, with the protein MLNWMKKAAVAAAIAIASSTIVAPPAGAIAGGRVNNADSLALLILGGSQCSGTVIAPEWVVTAKHCVHQGNSAIFIKKENYYPKEAVLHPKNDLALIRLDRPTSATPTPLATSHLQPQERATVAGWGGDELTGALMADAVVQRRVHNLPDPLAGVTVIESQIERGRIQLGDSGGPLFDDQGKLAGVQSAAAGPGTVAFHVPVTENVEWISRHAGIPQPQVTDQPSDDVDAAKYPTVVPQPRIPVTGSSVLESVLNYGLDLRSIPIPMSS; encoded by the coding sequence ATGTTGAACTGGATGAAAAAGGCTGCGGTTGCCGCAGCGATTGCGATAGCTTCCTCAACCATAGTGGCACCGCCGGCGGGTGCTATCGCTGGCGGCCGCGTGAATAATGCCGACAGCCTGGCATTGCTTATTTTGGGTGGGTCGCAATGCTCCGGCACGGTTATCGCTCCCGAATGGGTGGTGACCGCAAAGCACTGTGTTCACCAGGGGAATTCCGCGATCTTCATTAAGAAGGAAAATTATTACCCCAAAGAGGCGGTGTTACACCCCAAGAACGATTTGGCGTTGATTCGCCTGGATCGTCCGACAAGCGCCACCCCCACGCCATTAGCAACCTCGCATTTGCAGCCGCAGGAGCGGGCAACTGTTGCGGGTTGGGGCGGTGACGAGCTCACGGGTGCGCTCATGGCCGACGCGGTGGTGCAGCGGCGGGTGCATAATCTGCCCGATCCGCTGGCTGGGGTGACGGTGATCGAGTCCCAGATTGAGCGGGGGCGAATCCAATTGGGTGATTCCGGCGGCCCGCTTTTCGACGACCAAGGGAAGCTGGCTGGTGTGCAGTCCGCAGCCGCCGGCCCGGGGACGGTGGCGTTCCACGTGCCGGTGACGGAAAATGTGGAGTGGATTTCCCGACATGCAGGCATCCCCCAGCCGCAGGTGACGGATCAGCCCAGTGATGATGTGGATGCTGCGAAGTATCCGACGGTAGTGCCACAACCGCGGATCCCGGTGACCGGCAGCTCAGTGTTGGAGTCGGTGCTGAATTATGGCCTGGATCTGCGGTCTATCCCCATCCCCATGTCCAGCTAG
- the mshB gene encoding N-acetyl-1-D-myo-inositol-2-amino-2-deoxy-alpha-D-glucopyranoside deacetylase, whose amino-acid sequence MKNLNGVNVIAVHAHPDDEAIWTGGMLSDLAMRGANVLVVTCTLGEQGEVIGEPYANLVADKADQLGGFRIRELQKSLKTLGVRGTFLGGAGCWRDSGMAGDPANQHPRAFTNAGDEAVEQLKSIFLTHPPHLIITYGPDGGYGHPDHIKAHEITHRAVEQRNLVTPILWAVTDRRRFDEGVAVITAPTTAGWRMPQPNEIACVTSSDIEVRLSDAALAAKVQAMKAHATQLWIADGSINDTNPVAAFAPIIDPEKAPFVFALSNLITQPLLRFEHYQIGTVVNVSTRNTIEALVAGELEAGRSSNGAGDTTDGEAGADDHRGGAGS is encoded by the coding sequence ATGAAAAACCTGAACGGCGTCAATGTCATAGCAGTACACGCTCACCCCGACGACGAAGCAATCTGGACCGGCGGCATGCTTTCCGACCTGGCCATGCGCGGCGCCAACGTGCTCGTTGTGACCTGCACCTTGGGCGAGCAAGGCGAAGTCATTGGTGAACCCTACGCTAACCTGGTCGCCGACAAAGCCGACCAGCTCGGCGGATTCCGCATCCGTGAGCTGCAAAAATCCTTGAAAACCCTCGGGGTTCGCGGCACATTTTTAGGCGGCGCAGGCTGCTGGCGCGACTCGGGTATGGCCGGTGACCCGGCAAACCAGCACCCCCGAGCCTTCACGAACGCCGGTGACGAGGCCGTGGAACAGCTCAAAAGCATCTTCCTCACCCACCCACCGCACCTGATTATCACCTACGGGCCGGACGGCGGATACGGGCACCCCGACCACATCAAGGCGCACGAAATCACCCATAGGGCCGTGGAACAACGCAACCTAGTCACCCCCATCCTGTGGGCCGTGACCGACCGGCGGCGATTCGACGAAGGCGTTGCCGTGATTACCGCCCCCACCACCGCCGGATGGCGCATGCCGCAACCAAACGAAATCGCCTGTGTTACCTCCTCGGACATTGAGGTGCGGCTTTCCGACGCGGCCCTGGCAGCAAAAGTGCAGGCCATGAAAGCGCATGCCACCCAACTATGGATCGCCGATGGCAGTATCAACGACACCAACCCAGTGGCAGCCTTTGCCCCCATCATCGACCCAGAAAAAGCCCCCTTCGTCTTTGCCCTCTCCAACCTGATTACCCAGCCGCTGCTCCGGTTCGAGCACTACCAAATCGGCACGGTAGTCAACGTGTCCACCCGGAACACCATCGAGGCGCTGGTCGCCGGCGAACTCGAAGCCGGCCGCAGCAGTAACGGTGCCGGTGATACCACTGATGGAGAAGCCGGGGCCGACGACCATAGGGGAGGCGCGGGGTCGTGA
- a CDS encoding peptide ABC transporter substrate-binding protein yields the protein MPIHHQIRTVATILATITIAALVLTGCNTAVRRNGEDEVSRKLITVWGAEPQNPLLPADTNETGGTKVITALFAGLVYYDADGKTHNDVAKSIDFDGDRTYTVTLRKTRFADGTEVKAHNFVKAWNYAVTHEQSLSNYFKPIKGYTADGSGSLTGVKIVNDTTFTIELAEPLADFPDRLGHVAFYPLPDVAFENMAAFGEHPVGNGPYTLADWTHDKEIRVLTNDHYDGPRKSRNDGLRFMIYPTAEQAYQDLLTNKLDILETMPPNAFSTFEAVLGDRAINQPTAVNQFITIPQKLEYFSGEEGNLRRQAISMAINRKAITTTIYNNVYTPAVDFTAPIVKGYSASIPGHQVLRYNPTKAKELWDQANAISPYIGEFAIAYNADSGHRAWVDAVVEQLKDNLGIDAVGKPYPNYKALRNDITRHTIGCSFRAGWQADYPLISNFLVTSFATGGSANNGDYTSEEFDNLVAAGDKAKTSAAAISYYHQAEEVLFRDLPSIPLWNNNAVGGYSTQVSQVKFGWDSTPLYYRIIKN from the coding sequence ATGCCGATACATCATCAGATCCGCACTGTGGCGACCATCCTTGCCACCATTACCATTGCCGCCCTAGTGCTCACGGGCTGTAATACGGCGGTGCGCCGAAACGGCGAAGACGAGGTTTCCCGCAAGCTCATCACCGTGTGGGGTGCTGAGCCACAAAACCCACTCCTGCCAGCCGACACCAATGAAACCGGCGGCACGAAAGTCATCACCGCCTTGTTCGCCGGCCTGGTGTATTACGACGCCGACGGCAAAACCCATAATGATGTGGCCAAATCCATTGACTTCGACGGCGACCGCACCTACACGGTGACGCTGCGGAAAACCAGATTCGCCGACGGTACTGAGGTGAAGGCCCATAATTTTGTGAAAGCCTGGAATTATGCGGTTACCCATGAACAGTCCCTGAGTAATTATTTCAAACCGATCAAAGGGTATACCGCGGACGGCAGTGGCTCGCTCACCGGAGTAAAAATCGTCAACGACACCACCTTCACCATTGAACTGGCCGAACCCTTGGCAGATTTCCCCGACCGGCTGGGACATGTTGCGTTTTACCCACTGCCCGATGTGGCGTTCGAGAACATGGCAGCCTTCGGCGAACACCCCGTCGGCAATGGGCCCTACACGCTGGCGGATTGGACACACGATAAAGAAATCCGGGTGTTGACCAACGACCATTACGATGGACCCCGGAAAAGCCGAAATGATGGGCTGCGGTTCATGATTTACCCCACAGCCGAGCAGGCATACCAGGATCTTCTGACCAACAAATTAGATATTTTAGAAACCATGCCGCCGAACGCCTTTTCGACGTTCGAAGCCGTCCTGGGGGATCGGGCGATTAACCAACCCACCGCCGTCAACCAATTCATCACCATCCCCCAAAAGCTGGAATATTTCAGCGGGGAAGAGGGAAACCTGCGCCGCCAAGCAATCTCCATGGCCATCAACCGGAAAGCAATCACCACCACCATTTACAACAACGTGTACACCCCGGCGGTCGATTTCACCGCCCCCATCGTCAAGGGATATTCCGCTAGCATCCCCGGACACCAGGTGCTGCGCTACAATCCCACCAAAGCCAAGGAACTCTGGGACCAGGCGAATGCTATTTCCCCCTACATTGGCGAATTCGCCATCGCCTATAACGCCGACAGTGGGCACCGAGCCTGGGTGGATGCCGTGGTTGAACAACTCAAAGACAACCTGGGCATCGATGCGGTCGGGAAACCCTATCCTAACTACAAGGCCCTACGGAATGACATCACCCGCCACACCATTGGCTGCTCGTTTCGCGCCGGCTGGCAGGCCGACTACCCCCTCATCAGTAACTTCCTGGTCACCTCATTCGCCACTGGTGGCAGCGCCAATAATGGCGACTACACCTCGGAAGAGTTTGACAACCTTGTGGCCGCCGGTGACAAAGCAAAAACCTCCGCGGCCGCGATCAGCTACTACCATCAGGCCGAGGAGGTATTATTTCGGGACTTACCGTCCATCCCATTGTGGAATAATAACGCCGTGGGTGGGTACTCCACCCAGGTGTCACAGGTGAAATTCGGGTGGGATTCCACCCCACTGTATTACCGAATCATCAAAAACTAG
- the fdxA gene encoding ferredoxin, producing the protein MTYVIAQPCVDVMDRACVEECPVDCIYEGQRSLYIHPDECVDCGACEPACPVEAIFYEDDVPDEWIDYIDANAAFFDDLGSPGGAQQLGPQDFDVPLIADLPPQA; encoded by the coding sequence ATGACGTACGTTATCGCACAGCCCTGCGTTGATGTCATGGACCGAGCCTGCGTCGAAGAATGCCCCGTCGACTGCATCTATGAGGGTCAGCGCAGCCTCTACATTCACCCCGATGAATGTGTGGACTGCGGTGCCTGCGAACCTGCTTGTCCGGTCGAAGCCATTTTCTACGAAGATGATGTTCCCGACGAGTGGATTGATTACATCGACGCCAACGCCGCCTTTTTCGACGATCTCGGTTCGCCGGGTGGGGCACAACAATTAGGCCCCCAAGACTTCGACGTGCCCTTGATCGCAGACCTGCCCCCGCAGGCGTAG
- the arsC gene encoding arsenate reductase (glutaredoxin) (This arsenate reductase requires both glutathione and glutaredoxin to convert arsenate to arsenite, after which the efflux transporter formed by ArsA and ArsB can extrude the arsenite from the cell, providing resistance.), with the protein MGSTVTIYHNADCSKSRAALAYLAEHAPDREVIVVNYLDTPPSKSKLAELIRRGGMGAHDLIRTGEAWYRKLALDETMSDDDLCAAMAQHPILIQRPIIETDSGVVIARPITKIAEVL; encoded by the coding sequence ATGGGTTCTACTGTTACGATTTACCATAATGCGGATTGTTCCAAGTCCCGCGCCGCATTGGCGTATTTGGCTGAGCATGCACCGGATCGTGAGGTGATTGTGGTGAATTATCTCGACACCCCACCAAGCAAAAGCAAACTTGCTGAGCTCATCCGGCGGGGTGGTATGGGGGCACACGATCTGATTCGCACTGGCGAAGCCTGGTACCGCAAATTAGCATTAGACGAGACCATGAGCGACGATGACTTATGTGCCGCCATGGCTCAGCACCCAATACTTATCCAACGTCCCATTATTGAAACTGATAGTGGCGTGGTCATAGCCCGCCCCATAACAAAGATCGCGGAGGTCTTATAA
- a CDS encoding ABC transporter family substrate-binding protein: protein MTKLRCASLLSVVAVCVIGTLASCAASPGPAPIEESNNEATQPTTTTTTPRKQAKELALGIDPVHSGFNPHLLADDSRFIQTLARLTLPSIFVDGRLNTDLVVMVEELNRNGEVVSVTNAQHPEGHTSQSVSAARPTSTSTTAKPADSNDAETDKPAPVKTVRYRLASGAQWSDGTPITVADFEYLWSSMLNTPGTLNPAGYWAITDIRSSGGGKTIEVDFNKDIAEWRTLFDHILPSHVLRGVSFATALSSTIPVSAGKFTMKSYDRNRGLITLNRNDRFWGKEPALVENLNFREIRSTDQGIELIQNGQISFMDVTPTETSKEAYSLVPGTQVRTETDKYGLEIVANSHLPKPLRKELRSIIDPGLITRIAYNRRTDLTLVDKPGGTITGSSMSLETTTEAAEPTVTGETGATGTGETPENTTDPIGLQTLNRPLIIGVDPSDPVVASAAKTLVNSLIRHGVRVTMKSADTNELMQTLIPRGQVDAVVAKSGANLADSYACPNIGLLGSNRSGFCQADTQILINEYLTGKKTEDELTEHLAHLETDEALRTVIAIDTRLEVLGTGVTGPDPDLNQWPRGYATVDTWHSKN from the coding sequence ATGACAAAACTGCGATGCGCCTCACTCCTATCGGTGGTAGCGGTGTGCGTAATCGGCACCCTCGCCAGCTGTGCCGCATCACCCGGCCCCGCCCCGATCGAAGAATCCAATAACGAGGCCACGCAGCCCACCACCACAACCACCACTCCCCGCAAACAGGCCAAAGAACTGGCCCTGGGGATTGACCCGGTGCATTCCGGATTCAACCCGCACCTGCTTGCTGACGACTCCAGGTTCATCCAAACCCTGGCTCGGCTCACTCTGCCCAGTATTTTTGTGGATGGGCGGCTCAACACCGACCTGGTGGTTATGGTGGAGGAACTCAATCGTAATGGTGAGGTTGTCTCCGTCACGAATGCTCAGCACCCGGAGGGGCATACGTCGCAAAGCGTATCGGCCGCCCGGCCGACGTCGACAAGCACCACCGCGAAGCCAGCAGATAGTAATGACGCGGAAACCGACAAACCCGCACCCGTGAAAACCGTGCGCTACCGGCTGGCCTCCGGCGCGCAATGGAGCGACGGCACGCCGATTACCGTGGCGGATTTCGAATACCTGTGGAGTTCTATGCTTAACACCCCCGGTACGCTCAACCCCGCCGGCTATTGGGCTATTACGGACATACGTTCGAGTGGCGGTGGGAAAACCATCGAAGTGGATTTCAATAAAGACATTGCCGAATGGCGCACCTTGTTCGACCATATCCTCCCCAGTCACGTGCTCCGCGGCGTGAGCTTCGCCACCGCCCTTAGCTCCACGATTCCCGTGTCCGCCGGAAAATTCACCATGAAAAGCTACGACCGGAACCGGGGGCTTATTACGCTCAACCGCAACGATCGGTTTTGGGGCAAAGAGCCCGCGCTGGTGGAAAACCTGAACTTCAGGGAGATTCGCAGCACCGACCAAGGCATCGAACTCATTCAAAACGGGCAGATCAGCTTCATGGATGTGACCCCCACCGAAACCTCCAAGGAAGCATATTCGCTCGTGCCCGGCACCCAAGTGCGCACCGAAACCGACAAATATGGGCTCGAAATCGTGGCGAACAGCCACCTTCCTAAGCCACTCCGCAAAGAACTTCGATCCATTATTGATCCGGGACTCATCACCCGCATCGCCTATAACCGCCGAACTGACCTCACTCTCGTGGACAAACCTGGTGGCACCATCACGGGAAGCAGCATGTCACTAGAAACCACAACCGAGGCAGCCGAACCAACCGTCACCGGCGAAACCGGCGCGACCGGCACCGGCGAAACCCCCGAAAACACCACCGACCCCATCGGCCTGCAAACCCTCAACCGTCCCCTCATCATTGGTGTGGACCCCTCCGACCCTGTGGTCGCCAGCGCCGCAAAAACCCTCGTGAACTCGCTCATTCGGCACGGTGTGCGCGTCACCATGAAAAGCGCGGACACAAATGAACTCATGCAAACCCTCATTCCCCGCGGTCAAGTCGATGCGGTCGTGGCCAAAAGTGGGGCAAATCTTGCCGACAGTTATGCATGCCCTAACATTGGATTGTTAGGGTCGAATCGTTCCGGGTTTTGCCAGGCCGACACCCAAATACTCATTAACGAGTATCTCACCGGCAAAAAAACCGAAGATGAACTCACCGAACACCTGGCTCACCTCGAAACCGACGAAGCCCTACGCACCGTCATTGCCATCGACACCCGACTGGAAGTCCTAGGAACCGGCGTGACCGGACCGGACCCAGACCTGAACCAATGGCCGCGTGGCTACGCCACCGTTGACACCTGGCACAGCAAAAACTAG
- a CDS encoding energy-coupling factor transporter transmembrane component T family protein — translation MNLQAVNPVARVIALLVFTTPLLVSIDLVSALVSLACTIIGAPILGVSYRVLFRRGLPIVLIAPVSGISMALYGRPEGREYFSVAFAHVTDNSLGLAAAIMVRVLAVGLPVIVLLGTIDPTELGDGLSQILKFPPRFVIGTVAGARLVSLFQRDWEAMRRARRVRGLDGHNRVRRALTMTFGLLVLALRRGTKLATAMEARGFGKDVSRTWARESRWGRAETLLVVACAVAGAMSIIIAVWCGSFRFLGA, via the coding sequence ATGAATCTTCAGGCTGTTAACCCGGTTGCCCGGGTCATTGCGCTCTTGGTGTTTACGACCCCGCTGTTGGTGAGTATCGACCTGGTGTCCGCCCTGGTTTCGCTCGCGTGCACGATCATCGGCGCCCCAATTCTGGGGGTGAGCTACCGGGTGCTGTTCCGCCGTGGCCTGCCGATTGTGCTGATAGCACCGGTGTCGGGTATTTCCATGGCGTTGTATGGCCGGCCCGAGGGCCGGGAATATTTCTCGGTTGCCTTCGCACACGTGACCGATAATTCGTTGGGGTTGGCTGCTGCCATCATGGTGCGGGTTTTGGCCGTGGGCCTGCCCGTCATTGTGCTGCTCGGCACCATCGACCCCACCGAGCTGGGGGATGGGCTCAGCCAGATCCTCAAGTTTCCACCCAGGTTTGTCATTGGGACGGTGGCCGGCGCCCGGCTTGTGAGCTTGTTTCAGCGCGACTGGGAGGCGATGCGGCGGGCCCGCCGGGTGCGGGGGCTTGACGGGCATAATCGGGTTCGGCGGGCCTTGACCATGACGTTTGGCCTGCTGGTTTTGGCCCTGCGCCGGGGCACGAAGCTGGCCACCGCCATGGAGGCCCGGGGTTTCGGGAAGGATGTGTCCCGCACGTGGGCGCGGGAATCCCGGTGGGGGCGGGCGGAAACCCTGCTGGTGGTGGCGTGCGCTGTCGCCGGGGCCATGTCCATCATCATTGCGGTGTGGTGCGGCTCGTTCCGGTTCCTGGGGGCCTGA